A genomic window from Chitinophaga pollutisoli includes:
- a CDS encoding GNAT family N-acetyltransferase, whose protein sequence is MENKDIIVRAATADDKHYATTITDEMEASAKARGTGIAKRSPEYVQLKMDEGKAVIALTTSGEWVGFCYIEAWGHDKFVANSGLIVNPAFRGHGVAKAIKEKIFELSRTKYPDAKIFGLTTGLAVMKINSDLGYEPVTYSELTDDEEFWKGCRSCVNYEVLMSKNRKNCLCTAMLYDPVEKAKEIEERAAKLLAAKQPQPAGTVAAVAVEPASRKRKFKGNFSLFERWMRYKKYILLKAARKSGSGGAGASRKRFFLFSWL, encoded by the coding sequence TTGGAAAATAAAGATATCATCGTTCGGGCAGCTACTGCCGACGATAAGCACTATGCTACCACCATCACCGACGAGATGGAAGCTTCTGCTAAAGCGCGTGGAACGGGCATTGCCAAACGTTCCCCCGAGTACGTGCAGCTGAAAATGGACGAAGGAAAGGCCGTGATCGCGCTTACCACATCGGGAGAATGGGTGGGATTCTGTTATATCGAAGCCTGGGGGCACGACAAGTTCGTGGCCAACTCCGGACTCATCGTCAACCCCGCATTCCGGGGCCACGGGGTGGCCAAAGCCATCAAGGAGAAGATTTTCGAACTGTCGCGCACCAAATACCCCGACGCAAAGATTTTCGGCCTCACCACCGGCCTGGCTGTCATGAAAATCAACTCCGACCTGGGATATGAGCCGGTTACCTATTCCGAGCTCACCGACGACGAGGAGTTCTGGAAAGGCTGCCGCAGCTGCGTGAACTACGAAGTGCTCATGTCCAAGAACCGGAAAAACTGCCTTTGCACCGCCATGCTGTACGACCCGGTGGAGAAAGCGAAGGAGATCGAGGAAAGAGCCGCCAAACTGCTGGCCGCCAAACAACCGCAGCCCGCAGGTACTGTTGCTGCTGTGGCCGTGGAGCCCGCATCCCGGAAACGGAAATTTAAAGGAAACTTTTCCCTCTTCGAGCGGTGGATGCGGTATAAAAAATACATATTGCTGAAAGCTGCCCGCAAATCCGGCAGCGGCGGAGCAGGCGCCTCCCGGAAAAGGTTCTTCCTTTTCAGCTGGCTGTAA